The following are from one region of the Streptomyces rubrogriseus genome:
- the pgl gene encoding 6-phosphogluconolactonase codes for MSETPQLVVHRDKELMAEAAAARLITKIVDAQASRGSASVVLTGGRNGNGLLAALAGSPARDAIDWSRLDLWWGDERFLPEGDPERNVTQAHQALLDSVPLDPKRVHAMAASDGPYGSDVEAAAAAYAQELATASVPENHAAVPSFDVLLLGVGPDTHVASLFPEHPGVRETERTVIGVHGSPKPPPIRISLTLPAIRAAREVWLLAAGEDKANAVAMALSGAGEIQAPAAGARGRARTLWLLDSAAASQLPRSLYPPASA; via the coding sequence ATGAGCGAGACCCCGCAGCTGGTCGTGCACCGTGACAAGGAGCTGATGGCCGAGGCCGCGGCGGCCCGCCTGATCACGAAGATCGTGGACGCGCAGGCCTCCCGGGGCAGCGCGTCCGTGGTCCTCACCGGCGGCCGCAACGGCAACGGCCTGCTCGCGGCGCTGGCCGGCTCCCCGGCCCGGGACGCGATCGACTGGAGCCGCCTCGACCTGTGGTGGGGCGACGAGCGGTTCCTGCCGGAGGGCGACCCGGAGCGCAACGTCACCCAGGCGCACCAGGCACTCCTCGACTCGGTGCCGCTGGACCCGAAGCGGGTGCACGCGATGGCGGCCTCCGACGGCCCCTACGGCTCGGACGTCGAGGCGGCAGCGGCGGCCTACGCACAGGAACTGGCCACGGCATCCGTCCCGGAGAACCACGCCGCGGTCCCGTCCTTCGACGTCCTGCTCCTCGGCGTCGGCCCGGACACCCACGTGGCGTCGCTCTTCCCGGAGCACCCGGGCGTCCGGGAGACGGAGCGCACGGTGATCGGCGTCCACGGCTCCCCCAAGCCGCCGCCCATCCGCATCTCCCTGACCCTGCCCGCGATCCGCGCCGCCCGTGAGGTGTGGCTGCTGGCGGCGGGCGAGGACAAGGCGAACGCGGTGGCGATGGCCCTGTCGGGCGCGGGCGAGATCCAGGCCCCGGCAGCGGGCGCCCGGGGCCGCGCCCGCACCCTGTGGCTCCTGGACTCGGCGGCGGCATCCCAGCTGCCGCGATCCCTCTACCCACCGGCGTCGGCCTAA
- the tal gene encoding transaldolase encodes MTDALKRLSDEGVAIWLDDLSRKRITSGNLAELIDQQHVVGVTTNPSIFQKAISQGDGYDTQLTDLAAREVTVEEAIRMITTADVRDAADILRPVFDNTGGKDGRVSIEVDPRLAHNTRATVAEAKQLAWLVDRPNTLIKIPATEAGIPAIAETIGLGISVNVTLIFSLERYRKVMDAFLTGLEKAKERGLDLSQIHSVASFFVSRVDTEIDKRIDALGTDEAKALRGKAAVANARLAYQAYEEVFGTDRWAALEKAGANKQRPLWASTGVKDKAYSDTMYVTDLVAPNTVNTMPEATLFATEDHGEITGDAVSGTYEQARADLDAVEKLGISYDEVVQLLEKEGVDKFEDAWNDLLKSTEAELKRLAPSKG; translated from the coding sequence ATGACAGACGCACTCAAGCGCCTCTCCGACGAAGGCGTCGCGATCTGGCTGGACGACCTGTCGCGCAAGCGGATCACGTCCGGCAACCTCGCCGAGCTGATCGACCAGCAGCACGTCGTGGGCGTCACCACCAACCCGTCGATCTTCCAGAAGGCGATCTCGCAGGGCGACGGCTACGACACGCAGCTCACCGACCTCGCCGCCCGCGAGGTCACGGTCGAAGAGGCCATCCGTATGATCACCACGGCGGACGTCCGGGACGCCGCCGACATCCTGCGTCCGGTGTTCGACAACACCGGCGGCAAGGACGGCCGGGTCTCCATCGAGGTCGACCCGCGCCTGGCGCACAACACCCGGGCGACGGTCGCCGAGGCCAAGCAGCTGGCCTGGCTGGTGGACCGGCCCAACACGCTGATCAAGATCCCTGCCACCGAGGCGGGTATCCCGGCGATCGCCGAGACCATCGGTCTGGGCATCAGCGTCAACGTCACGCTGATCTTCTCCCTGGAGCGCTACCGCAAGGTCATGGACGCCTTCCTGACCGGCCTGGAGAAGGCCAAGGAGCGCGGCCTGGACCTCTCGCAGATCCACTCGGTGGCGTCCTTCTTCGTGTCCCGCGTGGACACCGAGATCGACAAGCGGATCGACGCGCTCGGCACCGACGAGGCCAAGGCCCTGCGCGGCAAGGCCGCCGTCGCCAACGCGCGCCTCGCCTACCAGGCGTACGAGGAGGTCTTCGGCACCGACCGCTGGGCCGCCCTGGAGAAGGCCGGCGCCAACAAGCAGCGTCCGCTGTGGGCGTCGACCGGTGTGAAGGACAAGGCGTACAGCGACACCATGTACGTCACCGACCTGGTGGCACCCAACACGGTGAACACCATGCCGGAGGCGACCCTGTTCGCCACCGAGGACCACGGCGAGATCACCGGGGACGCCGTCTCCGGGACGTACGAGCAGGCCCGTGCCGACCTCGACGCGGTCGAGAAGCTCGGGATCTCCTACGACGAGGTGGTCCAGCTCCTGGAGAAGGAAGGCGTCGACAAGTTCGAGGACGCCTGGAACGACCTGCTGAAGTCCACGGAGGCGGAGCTCAAGCGCCTCGCTCCCTCGAAGGGCTGA
- a CDS encoding heme o synthase: MCVTAVESRPAGVIGTSQSPSHRPFGARVKAFVALTKPRIIELLLITTVPVMFLAEQGVPNLKLVLLTCVGGYLSAGGANALNMYIDRDIDALMDRTSQRPLVTGMVSPVECLVFGITLAIVSTLLFGFTVNWLSAWLSLGALLFYVVVYTMILKRRTSQNIVWGGIAGCLPVLIGWSAVTNSMSWAPVILFGVMFFWTPPHYWPLSMKVKEDYARVGVPMLPVIASNKVVARQIVIYSWVMVVVSLLLQPLGYTGWFYTAVALAAGGMWLWEAHGLQNRAKAEVTGGKLKEMRLFHWSITYVSVLFLAIAVDPFLR; the protein is encoded by the coding sequence GTGTGCGTGACGGCCGTTGAATCCCGTCCTGCGGGGGTTATCGGGACGAGCCAGAGCCCGAGTCACCGGCCGTTCGGGGCCCGTGTCAAGGCGTTCGTGGCGCTGACCAAGCCGCGGATCATCGAGCTTCTGCTAATCACCACCGTTCCGGTGATGTTCCTCGCCGAACAGGGTGTTCCGAATCTGAAGCTGGTGCTGCTGACCTGCGTCGGCGGTTATCTGTCGGCCGGCGGCGCCAACGCGCTGAACATGTACATCGACCGCGACATCGACGCGCTGATGGACCGGACCTCGCAGCGCCCCCTGGTGACCGGCATGGTCAGCCCGGTGGAATGCCTCGTCTTCGGCATCACCCTGGCGATCGTCTCGACGCTGCTGTTCGGCTTCACGGTCAACTGGCTGTCGGCCTGGCTCTCGCTCGGCGCCCTCCTCTTCTACGTCGTCGTCTACACGATGATCCTCAAGCGCCGTACCTCGCAGAACATCGTCTGGGGCGGCATCGCGGGCTGTCTGCCGGTGCTCATCGGCTGGTCGGCCGTGACCAACTCGATGTCCTGGGCGCCGGTCATCCTCTTCGGGGTGATGTTCTTCTGGACGCCGCCGCACTACTGGCCGCTGTCCATGAAGGTCAAGGAGGACTACGCGCGCGTCGGCGTGCCGATGCTCCCGGTGATCGCCTCCAACAAGGTCGTCGCCCGGCAGATCGTCATCTACAGCTGGGTGATGGTCGTGGTGTCGCTGCTGCTGCAGCCGCTCGGCTACACCGGCTGGTTCTACACGGCGGTGGCCCTGGCCGCCGGCGGCATGTGGCTGTGGGAGGCGCACGGGCTGCAGAACCGCGCCAAGGCCGAGGTGACGGGCGGCAAGCTCAAGGAGATGCGGCTGTTCCACTGGTCCATCACCTACGTGTCGGTGCTGTTCCTGGCGATCGCGGTGGACCCCTTCCTGCGCTGA
- the tkt gene encoding transketolase, producing MSTKPTTTDLEWTELDQRAVDTARVLAADAVQKVGNGHPGTAMSLAPAAYTLFQKVMRHDPADANWVGRDRFVLSAGHSSLTLYTQLYLAGFGLELADLESFRTWGSKTPGHPEYGHTTGVETTTGPLGQGVANAVGMAMAARYERGLFDPEAAEGESPFDHFVYCIAGDGCLQEGISAEASSTAGHQKLGNLVLLWDDNHISIEGDTETAVSEDTCKRYEAYGWHVQRVAPKPDGDLDPNAIYDAIEEAKKVTDRPSFIAMRSIIAWPAPNAQNTEAAHGSALGDDEVAATKRVLGFDPEKSFEVSDEVIGHTRKALEKGQAARAVWEKSFQQWRDNNPERAAEYDRVAKGELPAGWEEKIPVFEAGKGLATRAASGKVLQALGAVIPELWGGSADLAGSNNTTIDKTSSFLPAGNPLPEADPYGRTIHFGIREHAMAAEMNGIALHGNTRIYGGTFLVFSDYMRNAVRLSALMHLPVTYVWTHDSIGLGEDGPTHQPVEHLASLRAIPGLNVVRPADANETAIAWREILRRWTKEFGKGQPHGLALTRQGVPTYEPNEDAAKGGYVLFEAEGGDAEVVLIATGSEVHVAVEAREALQADGVPTRVVSMPSVEWFEQQDQGYRDSVLPPSVKARVAVEAGIGLTWHKYVGDAGRIVSLEHFGASADAKVLFKEFGFTAENVASAARESLAAAQR from the coding sequence GTGAGCACCAAGCCGACCACCACAGACCTCGAGTGGACCGAACTGGACCAGCGGGCCGTGGACACCGCCCGCGTCCTGGCCGCCGATGCCGTACAGAAGGTTGGCAACGGCCATCCGGGTACGGCGATGAGCCTGGCGCCCGCCGCCTACACCCTCTTCCAGAAGGTGATGCGGCACGACCCCGCCGACGCGAACTGGGTCGGGCGCGACCGTTTCGTGCTGTCCGCGGGTCACTCGTCCCTGACCCTCTACACCCAGCTGTACCTGGCCGGCTTCGGCCTGGAGCTGGCGGACCTGGAGTCCTTCCGCACCTGGGGCTCCAAGACCCCCGGCCACCCGGAGTACGGCCACACCACGGGCGTGGAGACCACGACCGGCCCGCTGGGCCAGGGTGTCGCCAACGCGGTGGGCATGGCGATGGCCGCCCGCTACGAGCGCGGCCTGTTCGACCCGGAGGCCGCCGAGGGCGAGTCCCCGTTCGACCACTTCGTCTACTGCATCGCCGGTGACGGCTGCCTCCAGGAGGGCATCTCCGCCGAGGCGTCCTCGACGGCCGGTCACCAGAAGCTCGGCAACCTGGTGCTGCTGTGGGACGACAACCACATCTCCATCGAGGGCGACACCGAGACGGCCGTCTCCGAGGACACCTGCAAGCGGTACGAGGCGTACGGCTGGCACGTCCAGCGGGTCGCGCCGAAGCCGGACGGCGACCTGGACCCGAACGCGATCTACGACGCGATCGAGGAGGCCAAGAAGGTCACCGACCGCCCCTCCTTCATCGCGATGCGCTCGATCATCGCCTGGCCCGCCCCGAACGCGCAGAACACCGAGGCCGCGCACGGCTCGGCGCTCGGCGACGACGAGGTCGCGGCGACCAAGCGGGTCCTGGGCTTCGACCCGGAGAAGTCCTTCGAGGTCTCCGACGAGGTCATCGGGCACACCCGCAAGGCGCTGGAGAAGGGCCAGGCCGCCCGCGCGGTGTGGGAGAAGTCCTTCCAGCAGTGGCGGGACAACAACCCCGAGCGCGCCGCCGAGTACGACCGCGTGGCCAAGGGTGAGCTGCCGGCGGGCTGGGAGGAGAAGATCCCGGTCTTCGAGGCGGGCAAGGGCCTGGCGACCCGCGCCGCGTCCGGCAAGGTGCTCCAGGCGCTCGGCGCGGTGATCCCGGAGCTGTGGGGCGGCTCGGCCGACCTCGCGGGCTCGAACAACACGACGATCGACAAGACGTCGTCCTTCCTCCCCGCGGGCAACCCGCTGCCGGAGGCCGACCCGTACGGCCGCACCATCCACTTCGGCATCCGCGAGCACGCGATGGCCGCGGAGATGAACGGCATCGCGCTGCACGGGAACACCCGCATCTACGGCGGAACGTTCCTGGTCTTCTCCGACTACATGCGCAACGCGGTACGGCTGTCCGCGCTGATGCACCTGCCGGTGACGTACGTGTGGACGCACGACTCCATCGGTCTGGGCGAGGACGGCCCGACCCACCAGCCGGTCGAGCACCTGGCCTCGCTGCGCGCCATCCCGGGTCTGAACGTGGTCCGCCCGGCCGACGCCAACGAGACGGCGATCGCCTGGCGGGAGATCCTGCGCCGCTGGACGAAGGAGTTCGGCAAGGGCCAGCCGCACGGTCTGGCGCTGACCCGTCAGGGCGTGCCGACGTACGAGCCGAACGAGGACGCGGCCAAGGGCGGCTACGTGCTGTTCGAGGCGGAGGGCGGCGACGCCGAGGTCGTGCTCATCGCCACCGGTTCCGAGGTGCACGTGGCCGTCGAGGCGCGTGAGGCGCTCCAGGCCGACGGCGTGCCGACCCGTGTGGTGTCCATGCCGTCCGTGGAGTGGTTCGAGCAGCAGGACCAGGGGTACCGGGACAGCGTCCTGCCCCCGTCCGTGAAGGCCCGGGTCGCGGTCGAGGCCGGAATCGGCCTGACCTGGCACAAGTACGTGGGAGACGCCGGCCGCATCGTCTCCCTGGAGCACTTCGGTGCCTCGGCGGACGCCAAGGTGCTCTTCAAGGAGTTCGGCTTCACCGCCGAGAACGTGGCCTCCGCCGCGCGGGAATCCCTGGCCGCTGCCCAGCGCTGA
- the zwf gene encoding glucose-6-phosphate dehydrogenase: MSSSNPLRDPADRRLPRIAGPSGLVIFGVTGDLSRKKLMPAVYDLANRGLLPPGFSLVGFARRDWEHEDFAQVVHDAVKEHSRTPFREEVWQQLIQGMRFVQGTFDDDDAFERLRGTIEELDKAQGTGGNFAFYLSVPPKSFPVVIQQLKKHGLADQSSGSWRRAVIEKPFGHDLKSAEELNAIVHEVFGSDQVFRIDHYLGKETVQNILALRFANTMFEPIWNRSYVDHIQITMAEDIGIGGRAGYYDGIGAARDVIQNHLLQLLALTAMEEPASFDADALAAEKTKVLGAVRLPKDLGRDTVRGQYAAGWQGGAKAVGYLEEDGIDPRSKTDTYAAIKVGIDNRRWAGVPFYLRTGKRLGRRVTEIAVVFQRAPHSPFDTTATEELGSNAIVIRVQPDEGVTVRFGSKVPGTSMEIRDVSMDFAYGESFTESSPEAYERLILDVLLGDANLFPRTEEVELSWKILDPIEEYWDEHGTPAQYPAGTWGPVEADDMLERDGRSWRRP; this comes from the coding sequence TTGTCGAGCAGCAACCCGCTGCGTGACCCCGCAGACCGACGGCTCCCGCGCATCGCGGGGCCGTCGGGTCTGGTCATCTTCGGCGTCACCGGCGATCTGTCCCGCAAGAAGCTCATGCCCGCCGTGTACGACCTCGCCAACCGGGGTCTGCTGCCGCCGGGCTTCTCGCTCGTCGGGTTCGCCCGCCGCGACTGGGAGCACGAGGACTTCGCCCAGGTCGTGCACGACGCCGTCAAGGAGCACTCCCGCACCCCGTTCCGCGAGGAGGTCTGGCAGCAGCTGATCCAGGGGATGCGCTTCGTCCAGGGCACCTTCGACGACGACGACGCCTTCGAGCGGCTGCGCGGCACCATCGAGGAGCTGGACAAGGCACAGGGCACGGGCGGCAACTTCGCCTTCTACCTGTCGGTGCCGCCGAAGTCCTTCCCGGTGGTCATCCAGCAGCTCAAGAAGCACGGACTGGCGGACCAGTCGAGCGGCTCCTGGCGGCGGGCGGTGATCGAGAAGCCCTTCGGCCACGACCTGAAGTCGGCCGAGGAGCTGAACGCGATCGTCCACGAGGTCTTCGGCTCCGACCAGGTCTTCCGCATCGACCACTACCTGGGCAAGGAGACCGTCCAGAACATCCTGGCGCTGCGCTTCGCCAACACGATGTTCGAGCCGATCTGGAACCGGTCCTACGTCGACCACATCCAGATCACCATGGCCGAGGACATCGGCATCGGCGGCCGGGCCGGCTACTACGACGGCATCGGCGCGGCGCGTGACGTCATCCAGAACCACCTGCTCCAGCTGCTCGCGCTGACCGCCATGGAGGAGCCCGCCTCCTTCGACGCGGACGCGCTGGCGGCGGAGAAGACCAAGGTGCTCGGCGCGGTCCGCCTCCCCAAGGACCTGGGCCGGGACACCGTGCGCGGCCAGTACGCGGCGGGGTGGCAGGGCGGCGCCAAGGCCGTCGGCTACCTCGAAGAGGACGGCATCGACCCCAGGTCGAAGACCGACACCTACGCCGCCATCAAGGTCGGCATCGACAACCGCCGCTGGGCGGGCGTCCCCTTCTACCTGCGCACCGGCAAGCGCCTGGGCCGCCGGGTCACCGAGATCGCGGTGGTCTTCCAGCGGGCCCCGCACTCCCCCTTCGACACGACGGCCACCGAGGAACTCGGCTCGAACGCGATCGTCATCCGCGTCCAGCCCGACGAGGGCGTCACCGTCCGCTTCGGTTCCAAGGTGCCGGGCACGTCGATGGAGATCCGGGACGTGTCCATGGACTTCGCCTACGGCGAGTCCTTCACCGAGTCCAGCCCGGAGGCGTACGAGCGCCTGATCCTGGACGTCCTGCTGGGCGACGCCAACCTCTTCCCGCGTACCGAGGAGGTCGAGCTGTCCTGGAAGATCCTCGACCCGATCGAGGAGTACTGGGACGAGCACGGCACCCCGGCCCAGTACCCGGCCGGCACCTGGGGGCCCGTCGAGGCCGACGACATGCTGGAACGAGACGGACGGAGCTGGCGCCGGCCATGA
- the opcA gene encoding glucose-6-phosphate dehydrogenase assembly protein OpcA — MKTDLTDTTASKINKALVLGRRAIGTPAIGMVLTLVIVTDEENAYDALKAASDAAHEHPSRTLVVIKRVSRSPRDRTRSRLDAEVRLGADAGTGETIVLRLYGDVVDHAQSVVLPLLLPDAPVVVWWPVNAPLDPAKDPLGALAQRRVTDTYACEEPIRELAARADAYAPGDTDLSWTRITPWRSMLAAALDQVDCEVQGVEVEGEEFNPSCELLAMWLADRLGVPVRRTVSGGPGLTAVRMDTDCGPVVLDRADGSLANLSIQGQPARAVALKRRETAELIAEELRRLDPDDTYASALRYGVDRLNESAKGDRAGEGDALAVAAPVGAVAKASAKDAAREKTPVRKAAAK, encoded by the coding sequence ATGAAGACCGACCTCACGGACACCACGGCCAGCAAGATCAACAAGGCGCTGGTGCTCGGCCGCCGGGCGATCGGCACCCCGGCCATCGGCATGGTGCTCACCCTGGTCATCGTCACCGACGAGGAGAACGCCTACGACGCGCTGAAGGCCGCGAGCGACGCCGCTCACGAGCACCCCTCGCGCACCCTCGTCGTCATCAAGCGGGTCTCGCGCTCGCCCCGGGACCGCACCCGGTCCCGGCTCGACGCCGAGGTGCGCCTCGGCGCCGACGCGGGCACCGGCGAGACGATCGTGCTGCGGCTGTACGGCGACGTCGTCGACCACGCCCAGTCGGTGGTCCTGCCGCTGCTGCTGCCGGACGCGCCGGTCGTCGTCTGGTGGCCGGTGAACGCGCCGCTGGACCCGGCGAAGGACCCCCTGGGCGCCCTCGCCCAGCGCCGGGTCACCGACACCTACGCCTGCGAGGAGCCGATACGGGAGCTGGCGGCCCGTGCCGACGCCTACGCACCGGGCGACACCGACCTGTCGTGGACCCGCATCACGCCGTGGCGCTCCATGCTGGCGGCCGCGCTCGACCAGGTCGACTGCGAGGTGCAGGGCGTCGAGGTGGAGGGCGAGGAGTTCAACCCGAGCTGCGAGCTGCTCGCGATGTGGCTCGCCGACCGGCTGGGCGTACCGGTGCGGCGCACGGTGTCGGGCGGCCCGGGTCTCACCGCGGTCCGCATGGACACCGACTGCGGTCCGGTCGTCCTGGACCGGGCCGACGGTTCGCTGGCGAACCTCTCCATCCAGGGCCAGCCGGCCCGTGCGGTCGCGCTCAAGCGCCGCGAGACCGCCGAGCTGATCGCGGAGGAGCTGCGCCGCCTGGACCCGGACGACACGTACGCCTCGGCGCTGCGGTACGGCGTGGACCGGCTGAACGAATCGGCCAAAGGAGACCGGGCCGGCGAAGGCGACGCCCTCGCGGTCGCCGCTCCCGTCGGGGCGGTCGCGAAGGCTTCCGCGAAGGACGCGGCGCGGGAGAAGACACCGGTGAGGAAGGCGGCGGCGAAATGA